A window of the Gemmatirosa kalamazoonensis genome harbors these coding sequences:
- a CDS encoding Smr/MutS family protein, whose protein sequence is MSRARKEGGARRVGVERAFDELAFGDGRTLNLRAHLPTRGEAVARTEAWLRERQATLQTGAEVLVITGRGNASADRVSVVRAGVSELLASLRRRHVVATYREHTAGSFVVELAPAAAAHAPRRALPNDAPAAPSPSTLAGLHADTRKLLRDLARIGLQHLGVHSPTRRIVEDEMLRQFTALAERLPDDADREAALREEIERAIHALEA, encoded by the coding sequence GTGAGCCGCGCGCGGAAGGAGGGCGGCGCGCGGCGCGTCGGCGTCGAGCGGGCGTTCGACGAGCTCGCGTTCGGCGACGGCCGCACGCTGAACCTGCGCGCGCATCTGCCGACGCGCGGCGAGGCGGTCGCGCGCACGGAGGCGTGGCTGCGCGAGCGGCAGGCGACGCTGCAGACGGGCGCCGAGGTGCTCGTCATCACCGGGCGCGGCAACGCGAGCGCGGACCGCGTCTCGGTGGTGCGCGCGGGCGTCTCCGAGCTGCTCGCGTCGCTCCGGCGGCGGCACGTCGTCGCCACGTACCGCGAGCACACGGCGGGCTCGTTCGTCGTGGAGCTCGCGCCGGCCGCCGCGGCGCACGCACCGCGACGCGCCCTGCCTAACGACGCCCCCGCGGCGCCGAGTCCGAGCACGCTCGCCGGGCTGCACGCCGACACGCGCAAGCTGCTCCGCGACCTCGCCCGCATCGGGCTCCAGCACCTCGGCGTGCATTCGCCGACGCGCCGCATCGTGGAGGACGAGATGCTGCGGCAGTTCACGGCGCTGGCGGAGCGGCTGCCGGACGACGCGGACCGCGAGGCGGCGCTGCGCGAGGAGATCGAGCGGGCGATCCACGCGCTCGAGGCCTGA
- a CDS encoding alkaline phosphatase family protein encodes MRHRLLAAALGVALGAAPLGAQRPTQRPTLVVFFTIDQGTPVYFTRFGSQLTGGLKRLWDGGAVFTDANQDHGTTETAPGHASVMSGRFPSHTGIVRNNAGVQDPQAPVIGAPKADPVSPFRFRGTVLTDWMRTADPRTRALSVSRKDRGAILPMGRAHQTVLWYGGNGTFTTSTYYADTLPTWVRQFNARGGGPLKRFAGQTWDLLLPASQYGEPDSVALENGGKAYTFPHVFPTDSAAEAGELTNYPWMDQLTLDLALEGLQQLKLGTGPAPDVLAVSLSTTDAVGHRYGMDSREMHDHILRLDRALGAFLDSLYKLRDSSRVIIALTADHGMAPYPELHFAANPSQGRADVAPVLQRVKQALDDRHVPRDAFDFESGVVLLDKPAVTRAGVNADSVVRALVADLSKVKGVMRVYRREELASLASRDKYARRWLHMTPDDLDAVAYVTLEPYVYYAQTQYATHGSPHDYDTRVSLIFYGPPFKPGKYGAFVRTVDIAPTLAAVLGVPPTEPIDGVVLRAALK; translated from the coding sequence ATGAGACATCGACTCCTCGCGGCGGCGCTCGGCGTCGCGCTCGGCGCCGCACCGCTCGGCGCCCAACGGCCCACGCAACGGCCCACGCTCGTCGTCTTCTTCACGATCGACCAGGGGACGCCGGTCTACTTCACGCGCTTCGGGTCGCAGCTCACGGGCGGCCTGAAGCGGCTGTGGGACGGCGGCGCGGTGTTCACCGACGCGAACCAGGACCACGGCACGACCGAGACCGCGCCGGGACACGCGAGCGTGATGAGCGGCCGCTTCCCGTCGCACACCGGCATCGTGCGCAACAACGCCGGCGTGCAGGACCCGCAGGCGCCGGTCATCGGCGCGCCGAAGGCGGATCCGGTGTCGCCGTTCCGATTCCGCGGCACCGTGCTCACCGACTGGATGCGCACCGCCGACCCGCGCACGCGCGCGCTCAGCGTGTCGCGCAAGGACCGCGGCGCGATCCTGCCGATGGGGCGCGCGCACCAGACGGTGCTCTGGTACGGCGGCAACGGCACGTTCACGACGAGCACGTACTACGCGGACACGCTGCCGACGTGGGTGCGGCAGTTCAACGCACGCGGCGGCGGCCCGCTGAAGCGGTTCGCCGGACAGACGTGGGACCTGCTGCTGCCGGCGAGCCAGTACGGGGAACCGGACAGCGTGGCGCTCGAGAACGGCGGCAAGGCGTACACGTTCCCGCACGTGTTCCCGACGGATTCGGCCGCCGAGGCGGGTGAGCTGACGAACTATCCGTGGATGGACCAGCTCACGCTCGACCTCGCACTCGAGGGGCTGCAGCAGCTGAAGTTAGGCACCGGCCCGGCGCCCGACGTGCTCGCGGTGTCGCTCTCCACCACGGACGCGGTGGGGCATCGCTACGGGATGGACTCGCGCGAGATGCACGACCACATCCTGCGCCTCGACCGCGCGCTCGGCGCGTTCCTCGACTCGCTGTACAAGCTCCGCGACTCGTCGCGCGTGATCATCGCGCTGACGGCGGACCACGGCATGGCGCCGTACCCGGAGCTGCACTTCGCGGCGAACCCGTCGCAGGGGCGCGCCGACGTGGCGCCGGTGCTGCAGCGCGTGAAGCAGGCGCTCGACGACCGCCACGTGCCGCGCGACGCGTTCGACTTCGAGAGCGGCGTCGTGCTGCTCGACAAGCCGGCAGTGACGCGCGCCGGCGTGAACGCCGACTCGGTGGTGCGCGCGCTCGTCGCCGACCTGTCGAAGGTGAAGGGCGTCATGCGGGTCTACCGCCGCGAGGAGCTCGCGTCGCTCGCGTCGCGCGACAAGTACGCGCGCCGCTGGCTGCACATGACGCCCGACGACCTCGATGCGGTCGCGTACGTGACGCTGGAGCCGTACGTGTACTACGCGCAGACGCAGTACGCGACGCACGGCTCGCCGCACGACTACGACACGCGCGTGTCGCTGATCTTCTACGGCCCGCCGTTCAAGCCGGGGAAATACGGTGCGTTCGTGCGCACGGTGGACATCGCACCGACGCTCGCCGCGGTGCTCGGTGTGCCGCCCACCGAGCCGATCGACGGCGTGGTGCTGAGGGCGGCGCTGAAGTGA
- a CDS encoding serine/threonine-protein kinase codes for MTPERLQSALGDAYRVQRALAGSARDAAAHAFLARDAALGTPVVVRTLPAHIVADLSAERFAREVVAARRLRHPNVAPVLDAGVVPDAGASHHGVPYWIVPFVDGASARERLRAAPGGVPLDEAVPILRDVARALDHAHDTGIVHRDLKPEHVLLSAGGAVVIDFGVAKAVDHATRDGAPPDALVAACDTALTRVAHAVGTPGYMAPEQAAADPSLDHRVDLYAWGVLAHELLTGARPAGAASIADAPPALSALVARCLERLPARRPPSARALLDALA; via the coding sequence GTGACTCCGGAGCGTCTCCAATCCGCGCTCGGCGACGCGTACCGCGTGCAGCGCGCGCTCGCCGGCAGCGCGCGCGATGCGGCGGCGCACGCGTTTCTCGCCCGCGACGCCGCGTTAGGCACTCCCGTCGTCGTGCGCACGCTTCCCGCGCACATCGTCGCGGACCTCAGCGCGGAGCGCTTCGCGCGGGAGGTCGTCGCCGCGCGCCGGCTGCGCCACCCGAACGTCGCGCCGGTGCTCGATGCCGGTGTGGTGCCCGATGCGGGCGCGTCGCACCACGGTGTGCCGTACTGGATCGTGCCGTTCGTCGACGGCGCGTCGGCGCGCGAGCGGCTGCGCGCCGCGCCGGGCGGCGTGCCGCTCGACGAGGCCGTGCCGATCCTCCGCGACGTCGCCCGCGCGCTCGACCACGCGCACGACACGGGCATCGTGCACCGCGACCTGAAGCCGGAGCACGTGCTGCTCTCCGCGGGCGGCGCGGTGGTGATCGACTTCGGCGTCGCGAAGGCCGTCGACCACGCGACGCGCGACGGCGCGCCTCCCGACGCGCTCGTCGCGGCGTGCGACACGGCCCTCACGCGCGTCGCCCACGCCGTCGGCACGCCCGGCTACATGGCCCCCGAGCAGGCCGCCGCCGACCCGTCGCTCGACCATCGGGTGGACCTGTACGCGTGGGGCGTGCTCGCCCACGAGCTGCTGACCGGCGCGCGACCCGCCGGCGCCGCTTCCATCGCCGACGCCCCGCCCGCGCTCTCCGCCCTCGTCGCGCGGTGCCTCGAGCGTCTCCCCGCCCGCCGCCCGCCGTCCGCCCGCGCCCTGCTCGACGCGCTCGCGTAG
- a CDS encoding histidine phosphatase family protein, which yields MPKSHPATLWFVRHGESIANQVRTEAFGRDVHEVDLTHRDVDVPLSARGERQASALGRWFAELPASERPTVVVASPYVRAAATAERIAAAGGAPSDITFDERVREKELGLFYRLTRAGIEARYPDQWALRVQLGRFWFRPPGGESWADVALRLRGALHDICRDHAGERVLVVCHQVVVLCARYVIERMTERDIVHVARTHDVANCSVTSYRGTPDGLRLDRFNFTVPLEVEGAPVTAEPNVSARVG from the coding sequence ATGCCGAAGTCTCACCCCGCCACGCTCTGGTTCGTCCGCCACGGCGAGAGCATCGCCAATCAGGTCCGCACCGAGGCGTTCGGGCGCGACGTGCACGAGGTCGACCTCACCCACCGCGACGTCGACGTCCCGCTGAGCGCGCGCGGCGAGCGGCAGGCGAGCGCGCTCGGACGGTGGTTCGCCGAGCTCCCGGCGTCGGAGCGTCCGACCGTCGTCGTCGCGTCCCCGTACGTGCGCGCCGCCGCCACGGCCGAGCGCATCGCGGCGGCCGGCGGCGCCCCGTCGGACATCACGTTCGACGAGCGGGTGCGCGAGAAGGAGCTCGGCCTGTTCTACCGGCTCACCCGCGCCGGCATCGAGGCGCGCTACCCCGACCAGTGGGCGCTCCGCGTCCAGCTCGGCCGCTTCTGGTTCCGTCCCCCGGGCGGGGAGAGCTGGGCCGACGTCGCGCTCCGGCTCCGCGGTGCGCTCCACGACATCTGCCGCGACCACGCCGGCGAGCGTGTGCTCGTCGTCTGCCACCAGGTCGTCGTCCTGTGCGCCCGCTACGTGATCGAGCGCATGACCGAGCGCGACATCGTGCACGTCGCGCGCACGCACGACGTCGCGAACTGCTCGGTGACGTCGTACCGCGGCACGCCCGACGGGCTGCGGCTCGACCGGTTCAACTTCACCGTGCCGCTCGAGGTCGAGGGCGCCCCGGTGACCGCGGAGCCGAACGTGTCCGCACGCGTCGGGTAG
- a CDS encoding TlpA family protein disulfide reductase, whose amino-acid sequence MTTPRLRSRLSPAGAALLAAIVGVGAWLGARTPGAAADRAADAAAARAATLAGGAEAGLVAFRARTLDGTVLPLAKVAEPTVVMVSSETCQYCKAALREMGRVAAGRPLHGLRLVTLEGAAAGVPMVQAANVDGATLAGPVSPSAESMLALQIRGTPTFVALDARGRVTGTLVGYPGAEAFRGWVGVMLGERGRPE is encoded by the coding sequence ATGACCACGCCTCGCCTCCGATCGCGTCTCTCGCCTGCCGGCGCCGCCCTCCTGGCGGCGATCGTCGGCGTCGGCGCGTGGCTCGGGGCCCGCACGCCCGGCGCCGCCGCCGACCGCGCCGCCGACGCCGCGGCGGCCCGCGCGGCGACGCTCGCCGGCGGCGCGGAGGCGGGCCTCGTCGCGTTCCGCGCCCGCACGCTCGACGGCACGGTGCTCCCGCTCGCGAAGGTGGCCGAGCCGACGGTCGTCATGGTGAGCTCGGAGACGTGCCAGTACTGCAAGGCCGCGCTCCGCGAGATGGGCCGCGTCGCCGCCGGCCGGCCGCTGCACGGCCTGCGGCTCGTCACGCTGGAGGGCGCCGCGGCCGGCGTGCCCATGGTCCAGGCCGCGAACGTCGACGGCGCCACGCTCGCCGGCCCGGTGTCGCCGTCGGCCGAGTCGATGCTCGCCCTCCAGATCCGCGGCACGCCGACGTTCGTCGCGCTGGATGCCAGGGGACGGGTCACGGGGACGCTCGTCGGCTACCCGGGAGCCGAGGCGTTTCGAGGGTGGGTCGGGGTGATGCTCGGCGAGCGGGGGAGGCCGGAATGA
- a CDS encoding sigma-70 family RNA polymerase sigma factor: MIPASDQDLEQVQAQFQALVMPHLDRLLGFASRRTRSVAEAEDAVQEACVRAWLGFAGLRDPAKVRPWLYCILRAVLADNCERDGRRQRLVSITRLEDEHEALVGGDDDAVLVEVEGRLTGEVIRAALADIPEDFATAVEMHDIDGFKYQEIADILGIPIGTVMSRISRGRRLLAGAVASNQRAWLRDDGKGERQAEARRAARAGGFDGGVTS; the protein is encoded by the coding sequence ATGATCCCCGCCTCCGACCAGGACCTCGAGCAGGTCCAAGCCCAGTTCCAGGCGCTCGTCATGCCGCACCTGGACCGGCTCCTCGGCTTCGCGTCGCGCCGCACGCGCTCCGTCGCCGAGGCCGAGGACGCGGTGCAGGAGGCCTGCGTGCGCGCGTGGCTCGGATTCGCGGGGCTCCGCGACCCGGCGAAGGTGCGGCCGTGGCTCTACTGCATCCTGCGCGCGGTGCTCGCCGACAACTGCGAGCGCGACGGCCGGCGGCAGCGGCTCGTGTCCATCACGCGGCTCGAGGACGAGCACGAGGCCCTCGTCGGCGGCGACGACGACGCGGTGCTGGTGGAGGTGGAGGGGCGGCTCACGGGCGAGGTGATCCGGGCGGCGCTCGCCGACATCCCGGAAGATTTCGCCACCGCCGTCGAGATGCACGACATCGACGGCTTCAAGTACCAGGAGATCGCCGACATCCTCGGGATCCCGATCGGCACCGTGATGAGCCGCATCTCGCGCGGCCGCCGGCTGCTCGCCGGCGCCGTGGCCTCGAATCAGCGGGCATGGCTCAGGGACGACGGGAAGGGTGAGCGGCAGGCCGAAGCCCGGCGCGCGGCCCGCGCCGGCGGATTCGATGGTGGGGTGACTTCATGA
- a CDS encoding zf-HC2 domain-containing protein: MSEQQGQRAWRWNDPAQEAERRAQHELLIDLLGAYVDEELPPETASQLDAHLVGCARCRREVQLQLAVRDSLGTTPVAPARPALRDRILAATTALPQPTVAPPAPIDFHVEDAAVPRRSTGRRLALWLVAAIVLLGAVLAWRALGGPGGSRVTLLATPTTSVPLLASAAADFRRVASADLPGPARDLEAVRAAVGVPIEPITRPGVRLIGAWTTTLAGEPAAVLAYRWDDRLVVQYIVPEQLFFRHPAVRAAVASHRRLGAVDGTVGLVAWPLAAAGSVLVGEGSPERLSGALAR, encoded by the coding sequence ATGAGCGAGCAGCAGGGTCAGCGGGCCTGGCGGTGGAACGACCCGGCGCAGGAGGCGGAGCGCCGGGCGCAGCACGAGCTGCTCATCGACCTCCTCGGGGCCTACGTCGACGAGGAGCTGCCGCCGGAGACCGCCTCGCAGCTCGACGCCCACCTCGTGGGCTGCGCGCGCTGCCGGCGCGAGGTCCAGCTCCAGCTCGCGGTGCGCGACTCGCTCGGCACCACGCCGGTCGCCCCGGCGCGCCCGGCGCTCCGCGATCGCATCCTCGCCGCGACCACGGCGCTCCCGCAGCCGACCGTGGCGCCGCCGGCGCCGATCGACTTCCACGTCGAGGACGCCGCCGTCCCCCGCCGCTCGACGGGCCGCCGGCTCGCGCTGTGGCTCGTCGCCGCGATCGTGCTGCTCGGGGCCGTCCTCGCGTGGCGCGCGCTCGGCGGCCCCGGGGGGAGCCGCGTGACGCTGCTCGCCACGCCGACGACGAGCGTCCCGCTCCTCGCCTCGGCGGCGGCCGACTTCCGCCGCGTGGCGTCGGCCGACCTCCCGGGGCCGGCCCGCGACCTGGAAGCGGTGCGCGCGGCGGTCGGCGTGCCGATCGAGCCGATCACGCGACCGGGCGTCCGGCTGATCGGGGCGTGGACCACGACGCTCGCCGGAGAGCCGGCGGCGGTGCTCGCGTATCGTTGGGACGATCGGCTGGTCGTGCAGTACATTGTGCCGGAGCAGCTGTTCTTCCGGCATCCCGCGGTGCGCGCGGCCGTCGCCTCACATCGGCGGCTCGGCGCAGTCGACGGCACCGTCGGCCTCGTCGCCTGGCCGCTCGCGGCCGCGGGGTCGGTGCTCGTGGGAGAGGGTTCGCCGGAGCGGCTGTCGGGAGCGCTGGCGCGGTGA
- a CDS encoding carboxypeptidase regulatory-like domain-containing protein — protein sequence MALRSTLHALRSAFVFGIVASAAHAQDGIVAGTLHVVDRPGEATHDLGDAVVWLEAPRRVAFPASSSAALASGTIVMRGREFIPHVRVVRAGGSVAFPNDDPYSHNVFSNTTFGGFDLGLYRSGTSRSAPFERPGVYPIYCNIHHRMVSFVVAVPTPWATTPDDAGHFALRDVPPGTYVLHAWHERTGEVHQGIEVRADAPVAVQLTLDARAYIAAPHLNKFGLPYTATRADRY from the coding sequence ATGGCTCTACGCTCCACGCTCCACGCTCTGCGGTCGGCCTTCGTGTTCGGCATCGTCGCGTCGGCCGCGCACGCCCAGGACGGCATCGTCGCGGGCACGCTGCATGTCGTCGACCGGCCGGGGGAGGCGACGCACGACCTCGGCGACGCGGTCGTATGGCTCGAGGCGCCGCGACGCGTCGCGTTCCCGGCGTCGTCGAGCGCGGCGCTCGCGTCGGGCACGATCGTGATGCGCGGCCGCGAGTTCATCCCGCACGTGCGCGTGGTGCGCGCCGGCGGCTCGGTGGCGTTCCCGAACGACGACCCGTACAGCCACAACGTCTTCTCGAACACGACGTTCGGCGGCTTCGACCTCGGGCTGTACCGCAGCGGTACGTCGCGCTCGGCGCCGTTCGAGCGGCCCGGCGTGTACCCGATCTACTGCAACATCCACCACCGTATGGTGAGCTTCGTCGTCGCCGTGCCGACGCCGTGGGCGACCACGCCGGACGACGCCGGCCACTTCGCGCTGCGCGACGTGCCGCCCGGCACGTACGTGCTGCACGCGTGGCACGAGCGCACCGGCGAGGTGCACCAGGGCATCGAGGTCCGCGCCGACGCGCCCGTCGCCGTGCAGCTCACGCTCGACGCGCGTGCCTACATCGCCGCGCCGCACCTCAACAAGTTCGGGCTTCCGTACACGGCCACGCGCGCCGACCGATACTGA
- a CDS encoding serine/threonine-protein kinase, translating into MRLTPPFRGLAGRVFVGTALIALAVLVASLGATTATMRRADERAARRRLEQDAEFVAHLLAGRERSLAGGARVFAQGPYFRGLVASQRPLHDELLDQAMEAEDLLDASWVFITDARGRLLAKSDEPGAAGTDMGGVALIAGALRGQVMSGFGVSRDSLLFQVIAMPIAVPNGTPVGVLVATNVIGEEVVRDVRATTGSDVLFYALGVDGRPHIAASSVARTTALDSALGALSAGRRPGGGLLRVGAEDFHVQGARATTAGGEAVGGWTVLRAHGAEASEVAGMRATVAAVAVVGLALALLAAWLAARQVTRPIRALATLAHRAVEGDYDPTRDGVEAVVGAADLDGEASDEIAALGAAFRAMIAELRDREALTALGARVPNEPAAASAAVAAPTDARGASAVSGVRVLRLASPARPARLAERYELQAVVGAGGTGIVYKALDDALGEIVAVKMLRPELLAADPLARERLTHEIRLARRISHRHVVRIHDIAENDGVPFLTMEFVDGPSLDALLHARGALEPRAVLAVAKQLVRALDVAHTQGVVHGDLKPANLLVAPGGVVKVTDFGVARLVRGPVGPDAARIAGAVVGTPEYMAPELLLGSAPDVRADIYAAGVVLHECLTGETPFNADTPVAFFAHKLDETPARGTPIPQGPTLAAPRGIAAALGALVAQMTAADPAGRPASARAVYAMLLRIG; encoded by the coding sequence TTGCGCCTAACACCGCCTTTCAGGGGCCTCGCCGGCCGGGTCTTCGTCGGTACCGCGCTGATCGCGCTCGCCGTCCTCGTCGCATCGCTCGGCGCGACGACGGCGACGATGCGGCGCGCCGACGAGCGCGCGGCGCGGCGGCGGCTGGAGCAGGACGCGGAGTTCGTCGCGCACCTGCTCGCGGGGCGCGAGCGCAGCCTCGCCGGCGGCGCGCGCGTGTTCGCGCAGGGGCCGTACTTCCGCGGCCTCGTCGCGTCGCAGCGCCCGCTGCACGACGAGCTGCTCGACCAGGCGATGGAGGCCGAGGACCTGCTCGACGCGAGCTGGGTCTTCATCACCGACGCGCGCGGCCGCCTGCTCGCGAAGAGCGACGAGCCGGGCGCCGCCGGGACCGACATGGGCGGCGTCGCGCTCATCGCCGGCGCGCTGCGCGGGCAGGTGATGTCGGGGTTCGGCGTGTCGCGCGACTCGCTGCTGTTCCAGGTCATCGCGATGCCGATCGCGGTGCCTAACGGGACGCCGGTCGGCGTGCTCGTCGCGACGAACGTCATCGGCGAGGAGGTCGTGCGCGACGTGCGCGCGACGACGGGGAGCGACGTCCTGTTCTACGCGCTCGGCGTCGACGGCCGCCCGCACATCGCCGCATCGTCGGTCGCTCGCACGACGGCGCTCGACAGCGCGCTCGGCGCGCTCTCCGCCGGGCGGCGCCCGGGCGGCGGGCTGCTGCGCGTCGGCGCCGAGGACTTCCACGTGCAGGGCGCGCGCGCGACGACGGCCGGCGGCGAGGCGGTCGGCGGGTGGACGGTGCTGCGCGCGCACGGCGCCGAAGCGTCCGAGGTCGCCGGCATGCGCGCGACGGTCGCCGCGGTCGCCGTCGTCGGGCTCGCGCTCGCGCTGCTCGCGGCGTGGCTCGCGGCGCGCCAGGTCACGCGCCCCATCCGCGCCCTCGCCACGCTCGCGCACCGCGCCGTGGAGGGCGACTACGATCCGACGCGCGATGGCGTCGAGGCGGTCGTCGGCGCCGCGGACCTCGACGGCGAGGCGAGCGACGAGATCGCCGCCCTCGGCGCCGCGTTCCGCGCGATGATCGCCGAGCTGCGCGACCGCGAGGCGCTCACCGCGCTCGGTGCGCGCGTGCCTAACGAGCCCGCCGCCGCATCCGCCGCCGTCGCCGCCCCGACCGACGCGAGGGGCGCGTCCGCCGTCTCCGGTGTCCGCGTCCTCCGGCTTGCCTCGCCCGCGCGGCCCGCGCGCCTCGCCGAGCGGTACGAGCTGCAGGCGGTCGTCGGCGCGGGTGGCACCGGCATCGTCTACAAGGCGCTCGACGACGCGCTCGGCGAGATCGTCGCCGTGAAGATGCTGCGCCCCGAGCTGCTCGCCGCCGACCCGCTCGCGCGTGAGCGGCTCACGCACGAGATCCGGCTCGCGCGCCGCATCTCGCACCGCCACGTCGTGCGCATCCACGACATCGCGGAGAACGACGGCGTGCCGTTCCTCACGATGGAGTTCGTCGATGGCCCGTCGCTCGACGCGCTGCTGCACGCGCGTGGCGCGCTCGAGCCGCGCGCGGTGCTCGCCGTCGCGAAGCAGCTCGTGCGCGCGCTCGACGTCGCGCACACGCAGGGCGTCGTGCACGGCGACCTGAAGCCCGCCAACCTGCTCGTCGCGCCGGGCGGCGTCGTGAAGGTCACCGACTTCGGCGTCGCGCGGCTCGTGCGCGGGCCCGTGGGCCCCGACGCGGCGCGCATCGCCGGCGCGGTCGTCGGCACGCCGGAGTACATGGCGCCCGAGCTGCTGTTGGGCAGCGCACCGGACGTGCGCGCCGACATCTACGCGGCGGGCGTCGTGCTGCACGAGTGCCTCACGGGCGAGACGCCGTTCAACGCGGACACGCCGGTGGCGTTCTTCGCGCACAAGCTCGACGAGACGCCCGCGCGCGGCACGCCGATCCCGCAGGGGCCCACGCTCGCCGCGCCGCGCGGCATCGCCGCCGCCCTCGGCGCGCTCGTCGCGCAGATGACCGCCGCCGACCCGGCCGGGCGCCCCGCGTCGGCGCGCGCCGTGTACGCCATGCTGCTGCGGATCGGTTAG
- a CDS encoding DUF3667 domain-containing protein, with product MSVDVAVPAVSYAPPAPLPAAVPAPAAPCCLNCGTALAGRYCADYGQRAVTERLTVASLAADFAGQFLALDRGLWFTGLAVLRSPGGVAREWLDGRRRRYVGPIGFLSFAAALLLLALQAINFADIDRIRTSARAATAGPHPLFTPRQAEAYAQLMHDMAQQELLLSVLIAIPFALVARRLFRRAGVNLAEMGVVSLFAFADACLLYLPIVPLVWFLGPASPVAATLRSFGTFTVYALATVHAGLGFFGRRTGNAVRMLVALGIAFGIFFAVYGVAAIAYIELTVPR from the coding sequence ATGTCTGTCGACGTCGCCGTTCCCGCCGTCTCGTACGCGCCCCCCGCTCCCCTCCCCGCTGCCGTGCCGGCGCCTGCGGCGCCGTGCTGCCTGAACTGCGGGACCGCGCTCGCCGGCCGCTACTGCGCCGACTACGGCCAGCGCGCCGTCACCGAGCGGCTCACCGTGGCGAGCCTCGCCGCGGACTTCGCGGGGCAGTTCCTCGCCCTCGACCGTGGGCTCTGGTTCACCGGGCTCGCCGTGCTGCGCAGCCCGGGCGGCGTCGCGCGCGAGTGGCTGGACGGGCGCCGACGGCGGTACGTCGGCCCGATCGGCTTCCTGTCGTTCGCCGCGGCGCTGCTGCTGCTCGCGCTGCAGGCGATCAACTTCGCCGACATCGACCGCATCCGCACGTCCGCGCGCGCGGCGACGGCCGGACCGCACCCGCTGTTCACGCCGCGTCAGGCCGAGGCGTACGCGCAGCTCATGCACGACATGGCGCAGCAGGAGCTGCTCCTGTCGGTGCTCATCGCGATCCCGTTCGCGCTCGTCGCGCGGCGCCTCTTTCGACGCGCCGGCGTGAACCTCGCCGAGATGGGCGTCGTGTCGCTGTTCGCGTTCGCCGACGCGTGCCTGCTCTACCTGCCGATCGTGCCGCTCGTCTGGTTCCTCGGCCCCGCCTCGCCGGTGGCCGCCACGCTGCGCAGCTTCGGCACGTTCACGGTCTACGCGCTCGCCACGGTGCACGCGGGGCTCGGCTTCTTCGGCCGCCGCACGGGCAACGCGGTGCGCATGCTCGTCGCGCTCGGCATCGCGTTCGGGATCTTCTTCGCCGTCTACGGGGTCGCGGCGATCGCCTACATCGAGCTCACGGTGCCGCGTTAG